AGTAAAAAGTAACAGAAAttcatttgtttaaattttgattacataaaaagtattttcttGTCATAAATTAAGCTAAGGAAAATGTAGAGAATTGTGAGAAATGTAATgaagttaaatttaaagaaactttaataaaaagaaatggttcgttgtttattaaataaatttattaaaaatgtattattaaaagGGATGCTTCATCCCACCATAATAATAAGATCTTGACTCCCAAATCGCAAAAGGGAAATTAGCATTCCTCACCAACTTTCGTGCCATTATGACCGTAAGACTGTCAAGAACAAACatacaataattataatgatgatcaaATAAAACTGGAAATTAGCCCAAAGTGAGTCAAGTCGAGCGAACAAAAGGAGCTAAAACTACTGACAAGGACCACAAAAAGTGACAGCCGAATTGGCTGGAAGACAACGGCTAATGAGCGTGAGATAGGGCATGAGAGTGGTGGAGTTGGCTAAAAGGCAGACATACTTTGGGTCTAGGCAAATACCAGAATTCGGCTTGCGGCAGGACTAAGCGTCTTAGTGGCCATCAGTAGAAAGGGTAACTGGATGGAGAAGGAATCCCttgaaagcaaaacaaaggaGACCAAAAGCAGATGGCaagagggggaaaaaaaagaaactcaaTTGCCGCACAAACTGAGCCGCCATTGTTTTCTTAATTGAgtgcctctgtgtgtgtgtgtgtttgtgccaGTGTGTTTACCCAAAGTCGAGTGTGTGtggagggggaggaggagcaggaccaACGCTCTATTTGTGCAGAGTCGCTTATCAATTACATTGAATTTATCCAGGCACAGGACCTCCCCTTGAAAAAGGAACCCCGCCCAATCAATGGCCGCCGGAAATGATGGCATAGGCAGTCACTTCGACTTTCGTTCTCACTTCCCCTTCCTCCCGTTTACCGCTCTACCCCCCCTCTCTACTTCCTGGTTTCCGATTTGACGCTGATTTCACAAGTCGCCGCACGGAAATTGCCAGGCCCCATTTATGGCTATATTACACAAACCCCGCCCGTACCCTCACTCCTGCTGCACTTGAGGAAGGTTCCCCTTTCATTCTGCTTTTATTATGTATCTCTGCACTGACTTTCAAATCCCCAATCCTCGCCAGATTTTTGTACCCATACCGATTTATTCCATTCACGTAACAGTCGGTGAACAGTTTGATTGCCGCATTGCCATGTAAATCTCTGGGCCTCTAAAAAGTCCAACAAAATCTGGCCCCCGACAACACGCATAATCGAGCTGTTAATTTTGGCCAATAAAACTTTGTCGATTTAATGCCGGCTACGTGTTGGCTTTggcaggaaaataaaaaaatatagtgaTAAAAAGAGAATCTGCTATTGACAGGCAGTAAAAAACTTGAAgtctttctgtttttttctgccttttatttgctttaattaaagttaagGGAGTTATAATTCAGGTAATACACATGTGTTTCAATTTCAACTCGTAAATGCCAAGTGATCCATCAAGAAAAGTtgctcttaaaaataaaaacaaagacaagGAAAAACAAGCAAGTTTTCCTTCATTAAACATCGTGATACCCAAACCCGAAACCTCGAAGTAAAGTTTTTGCTGTGCGAGTATCTCAAACTTTTCACCAAGTTTACGCATAATTTTTTACGATATTTTTCCGCAGTTTTTCCCTTTGGCCAGCTCAccgctgttattgttgttaggAAAGGCAGGACTTTCCCTGGCAGCCAAGGATCCCTAATAGATTTCCGGGCAAAAAATTTTATTCACTTTCTGTATATTGGAttggattttattattaataccGTTTGCCTAAGCTGTGGATATTAAGATTATAGCAACTTTCTGGTTACTTTTTTTCCTCCGCTTGGTATTTCAATGAATTCCCAGGATTGGTTACCACAAGTTTATGATAATTTCAGGGGAAAGGGATTgagaaattttatattaaattgagtAGAGCGAATAACTAAAGGTAAAACTTTattgaagaaataaaaaaaacatatttttgctCAAAGAAAAAGTCACCACAAACTGATAAAAAGTTACAAAAATACTttgacataaaaaaaatattttgaaacagGACACTGTTTATCGAatgtcaaataaatataaatacaaaaaacaaaaataaatataaataatgtcTAAAAAAGATGAATCCTCATCGGACTCTTCCGAAAATATAATTGATTTCGATAGTTCAACAGAATTTGTGGTGGAAAAGATTCTGGATCGTAGAACTTACAGGGGACATCTACAATATTTGGTTAAATGGAAAAACTGTACAGAAGAAGATAATACCTGGGAGATGGCTGCAAGCCTGGTAGAGCTTATTCAGGGCTGTGATCTTCTAATAAAATCCTATGAAAAGCTACAGACTCCATCAAGTCGCAGAgaacttaatataatatatgaaaataaagcCAAACGACTGAAAATTGACCCAAGCATAGTTTTGGAAAGTCCTTTTAGTAGAGATTTTAAGGCTGAAGAAATACTAAAAGGATACAAAAACAATGGCGAAGTCTCTTTCTTGATCAAGTTCTGGCACTTGAAGCAACCCCAAGTAGTGCCAAGTTGCATTGCTTATGTGGAAATACCCCAAATGGTTCTGCGTTTCTATGAAAAACACTCTGATTTTCCAAGCTCTCAGGCTgctttgtgagtgtttttaaatactaattaaataaaatatattaattgtaaattcCAGAAGCAGTGACCAACAATGGaattcatatttttcataAGCTTAACTAAAGTAGAATCTCATGATGTTTATGTTTGTATTACAAAATTTAGTTGTCAagttagttttttgtttttgttttttttaatatattttaaaataatttttggcaTCATTAAATTGTGCCAGTTTGCTTTGACATTGCAAATATTAATGAAGGCAAAAAGCCAACT
Above is a genomic segment from Drosophila kikkawai strain 14028-0561.14 chromosome 3R, DkikHiC1v2, whole genome shotgun sequence containing:
- the HP1e gene encoding heterochromatin protein 1 isoform X2, which translates into the protein MSKKDESSSDSSENIIDFDSSTEFVVEKILDRRTYRGHLQYLVKWKNCTEEDNTWEMAASLVELIQGCDLLIKSYEKLQTPSSRRELNIIYENKAKRLKIDPSIVLESPFSRDFKAEEILKGYKNNGEVSFLIKFWHLKQPQVVPSCIAYVEIPQMVLRFYEKHSDFPSSQAAFSDQQWNSYFS
- the HP1e gene encoding heterochromatin protein 1 isoform X3, translated to MSKKDESSSDSSENIIDFDSSTEFVVEKILDRRTYRGHLQYLVKWKNCTEEDNTWEMAASLVELIQGCDLLIKSYEKLQTPSSRRELNIIYENKAKRLKIDPSIVLESPFSRDFKAEEILKGYKNNGEVSFLIKFWHLKQPQVVPSCIAYVEIPQMVLRFYEKHSDFPSSQAAFDQQWNSYFS
- the HP1e gene encoding heterochromatin protein 1 isoform X1 gives rise to the protein MSKKDESSSDSSENIIDFDSSTEFVVEKILDRRTYRGHLQYLVKWKNCTEEDNTWEMAASLVELIQGCDLLIKSYEKLQTPSSRRELNIIYENKAKRLKIDPSIVLESPFSRDFKAEEILKGYKNNGEVSFLIKFWHLKQPQVVPSCIAYVEIPQMVLRFYEKHSDFPSSQAALSSDQQWNSYFS